A portion of the Streptomyces sp. NBC_00376 genome contains these proteins:
- a CDS encoding LysR family transcriptional regulator, whose amino-acid sequence MIDSRRLRILRAVADHRTVTAAAAALYLTPSAVSQQLAALEQETGHRLVERGARGARLTPAGEILLTHTNAVLAQLERAEAELAAYSSGDAGTVTVAAFATGIGLVLAPAIAALTRTAPGIRVRVQDAEGDASVPMVLDRQVDVAVAVEYRGAPDEDDRRLTRVPLYSEPFDAVLPVGHPLAGRDQVAIADLEKDAWIGPYPGNPCHDVVVLSCEFAGFQPRMEHSSDDFRAVVALAGAGAGVALVPRSALLGMELTGVVVRPVEGSAPTRRVFAAVRHGAEGHPLIAPVLDALAAAAAREGALPLPASP is encoded by the coding sequence ATGATCGATTCACGGCGGCTGCGCATCCTCCGTGCGGTGGCCGACCACCGCACGGTGACCGCAGCCGCCGCCGCGCTGTATCTCACCCCCTCCGCGGTCTCCCAGCAGCTTGCCGCGCTGGAGCAGGAGACCGGCCACCGGCTCGTCGAACGGGGCGCGCGCGGTGCCCGGCTCACGCCCGCCGGGGAGATCCTGCTGACCCACACCAACGCGGTGCTGGCCCAGCTGGAACGGGCCGAGGCGGAGCTCGCCGCCTACAGCTCGGGGGACGCGGGTACGGTCACCGTCGCCGCGTTCGCCACCGGCATCGGCCTGGTCCTCGCCCCCGCGATCGCCGCACTGACCCGCACCGCGCCCGGCATCCGGGTCCGGGTCCAGGACGCCGAGGGCGACGCGAGCGTGCCGATGGTGCTCGACCGGCAGGTCGATGTGGCGGTCGCCGTCGAGTACCGGGGTGCCCCGGACGAGGACGACCGGCGGCTGACCCGGGTGCCCCTGTACTCCGAACCGTTCGACGCGGTGCTGCCGGTCGGGCATCCGCTGGCCGGCCGGGACCAGGTGGCGATCGCGGACCTGGAGAAGGACGCGTGGATCGGCCCGTACCCCGGCAACCCCTGCCACGACGTGGTGGTCCTGTCCTGCGAGTTCGCCGGCTTCCAGCCCAGGATGGAACACTCCTCGGACGACTTCCGCGCGGTGGTCGCGCTGGCCGGGGCGGGCGCCGGGGTGGCGCTGGTGCCGCGGTCGGCGCTGCTGGGGATGGAGCTGACCGGAGTGGTGGTGCGGCCGGTGGAGGGCAGCGCGCCGACCCGCCGGGTCTTCGCCGCGGTGCGGCACGGGGCGGAGGGGCATCCGCTGATCGCCCCGGTGCTCGACGCGCTTGCCGCGGCGGCGGCACGGGAGGGGGCGCTGCCCCTGCCCGCGTCGCCGTGA
- a CDS encoding glycine C-acetyltransferase gives MFDSVRDDMRTTLEEIEAAGLHKPERVIGTPQSASVAVTAGGRPGEVLNFCANNYLGLADHPDVIAAAHQALDRWGYGMASVRFICGTQEVHKELEQRLSTFLGQEDTILYSSCFDANGGVFETVLGPEDAVISDALNHASIIDGIRLSKAKRFRYANRDMADLEKQLKEASGARRRLVVTDGVFSMDGYVAPLREICDLAERYDAMVMVDDSHAVGFVGPGGRGTPELHDVMDRVDIITGTLGKALGGASGGYVAARAEIVALLRQRSRPYLFSNSLAPVIAAASLKVLDLLEAAGDLREQLNANTALFRTRMTEEGFDILPGDHAIAPVMIGDAAKAGRMAELLLERGVYVIGFSYPVVPQGAARIRVQLSAAHSTQDVNRAVDAFVDARAALGE, from the coding sequence ATGTTCGACTCCGTACGCGACGACATGCGCACCACCCTCGAAGAGATCGAGGCCGCCGGACTGCACAAGCCCGAGCGCGTGATCGGCACCCCGCAGTCCGCGTCGGTCGCCGTCACCGCGGGCGGCCGCCCCGGTGAGGTGCTCAACTTCTGCGCCAACAACTATCTGGGCCTCGCCGACCACCCCGACGTGATCGCCGCCGCCCACCAGGCGCTGGACCGCTGGGGCTACGGCATGGCCTCGGTCCGCTTCATCTGCGGCACCCAGGAGGTCCACAAGGAACTGGAGCAGCGGCTCTCCACGTTCCTCGGCCAGGAGGACACGATCCTCTACTCCTCCTGCTTCGACGCCAACGGCGGTGTCTTCGAGACCGTCCTCGGCCCGGAGGACGCGGTCATCTCCGACGCCCTCAACCACGCCTCCATCATCGACGGCATCCGCCTCTCCAAGGCCAAGCGGTTCCGCTACGCCAACCGCGACATGGCGGACCTGGAGAAGCAGCTCAAGGAGGCGTCCGGCGCCCGGCGCAGGCTCGTCGTCACCGACGGCGTGTTCTCCATGGACGGGTACGTCGCGCCGCTGCGCGAGATCTGCGACCTGGCCGAGCGCTACGACGCCATGGTCATGGTCGACGACTCGCACGCCGTCGGCTTCGTCGGCCCCGGCGGCCGCGGCACGCCGGAGCTGCACGACGTGATGGACCGGGTCGACATCATCACCGGCACCCTCGGCAAGGCGCTCGGCGGCGCGTCCGGCGGCTATGTCGCGGCCCGTGCCGAGATCGTCGCGCTGCTGCGCCAGCGCTCCCGCCCGTACCTCTTCTCCAACTCCCTCGCCCCGGTCATCGCGGCCGCCTCGCTCAAGGTCCTCGACCTGCTGGAGGCCGCCGGCGACCTGCGCGAGCAGCTCAACGCCAACACCGCGCTCTTCCGTACCCGGATGACCGAGGAGGGCTTCGACATTCTGCCCGGCGACCACGCCATCGCCCCCGTCATGATCGGGGACGCGGCGAAGGCAGGCCGGATGGCGGAGCTCCTCCTGGAGCGCGGTGTGTACGTGATCGGGTTCTCCTACCCGGTCGTCCCGCAGGGCGCGGCCCGCATCCGCGTCCAGCTCTCCGCCGCGCACTCCACACAGGACGTGAACCGGGCCGTGGACGCGTTCGTCGACGCGCGGGCCGCGCTGGGGGAGTAG
- the tdh gene encoding L-threonine 3-dehydrogenase has translation MKALVKQKAEPGLWLMDVPEPEIGPTDVLIKVLRTGICGTDLHIRNYDGWAQQAVRTPLVLGHEFVGEVARTGADVVDINVGDLVSGEGHLVCGKCRNCLAGRRHLCRSTLGLGVGRDGAFAEYVALPASNVWVHRVPVDLDVAAIFDPFGNAVHTALSFPLVGEDVLITGAGPIGIMAAAVARHAGARHVVITDVSEPRLELARKIGVSLALNVSEETIFEGQKRLGLREGFDVGLEMSGRPEAMRHMIENMTHGGRIAMLGLPSEEFAVDWSRIVTSMITIKGIYGREMYETWYAMSVLLEGGLDLAPVITGRYGYRDFEAAFDDAASGRGGKVILDWTS, from the coding sequence GTGAAGGCACTCGTGAAGCAGAAGGCCGAGCCGGGACTCTGGCTGATGGACGTGCCGGAGCCGGAGATCGGCCCCACGGACGTACTGATCAAGGTCCTCCGTACCGGTATCTGCGGCACCGACCTGCACATCCGCAACTACGACGGCTGGGCCCAGCAGGCCGTACGCACCCCGCTCGTCCTCGGCCACGAGTTCGTCGGCGAGGTCGCACGGACCGGTGCCGACGTCGTCGACATCAACGTCGGCGACCTGGTCAGCGGCGAGGGTCACCTGGTGTGCGGCAAGTGCCGCAACTGCCTGGCCGGCCGCCGCCACCTGTGCCGTTCCACGCTCGGGCTCGGCGTCGGCCGGGACGGGGCGTTCGCCGAGTACGTCGCCCTGCCCGCGTCCAACGTCTGGGTGCACCGGGTCCCCGTCGACCTCGACGTCGCCGCGATCTTCGACCCGTTCGGCAACGCCGTGCACACCGCGCTGTCCTTCCCGCTGGTCGGCGAGGACGTACTGATCACCGGCGCCGGACCGATCGGCATCATGGCCGCCGCCGTCGCCCGGCACGCCGGCGCCCGTCACGTCGTCATCACCGACGTCAGCGAGCCCCGGCTGGAACTGGCCCGGAAGATCGGCGTCAGCCTCGCCCTCAACGTCAGCGAGGAGACCATCTTCGAAGGGCAGAAGCGACTCGGACTGCGCGAGGGCTTCGACGTCGGCCTGGAGATGTCCGGGCGGCCCGAGGCGATGCGCCACATGATCGAGAACATGACGCACGGCGGCCGGATCGCCATGCTCGGACTGCCGTCCGAGGAATTCGCCGTCGACTGGTCCCGCATCGTCACCTCGATGATCACCATCAAGGGCATCTACGGCCGCGAGATGTACGAGACCTGGTACGCCATGTCCGTACTGCTGGAGGGCGGCCTCGACCTCGCCCCCGTGATCACCGGCCGGTACGGCTACCGAGACTTCGAAGCGGCCTTCGACGACGCGGCGAGCGGCCGCGGCGGCAAGGTCATCCTCGACTGGACCTCCTGA
- a CDS encoding GNAT family N-acetyltransferase produces MSTLSAPAPGPAPADRKTFVRTEFDLVNAVLRPWSRADADSETVLDALVAAVADPAIALWNPIATTDRDAARAWVEARDAGWERGTVAAFAIRDAADDAVLGGVALRWVDREDGLAMVGYWLAPAARGRGLVTRAVAAVTDWGFDTADARRVEIAHAVGNPASCRVADRCGYLPEGVLRDSHRFGDGEYHDEHLHARLAKDPRPEGF; encoded by the coding sequence ATGAGTACTCTCTCCGCCCCTGCCCCGGGCCCCGCCCCCGCCGACCGCAAGACCTTCGTCCGCACCGAGTTCGATTTGGTGAACGCCGTACTGCGCCCCTGGAGCCGGGCGGACGCCGATTCGGAGACCGTGCTGGACGCGTTGGTGGCCGCCGTGGCGGATCCGGCGATTGCCCTGTGGAACCCGATAGCGACGACCGACCGGGACGCCGCCCGCGCCTGGGTGGAGGCGCGGGACGCCGGGTGGGAACGCGGTACGGTCGCCGCCTTCGCCATACGGGACGCCGCCGACGACGCGGTGCTCGGCGGCGTCGCCCTGCGCTGGGTCGACCGCGAGGACGGGCTGGCGATGGTCGGATACTGGCTGGCGCCCGCCGCCCGTGGGCGGGGTCTCGTGACCAGGGCGGTCGCGGCGGTGACGGACTGGGGCTTCGACACCGCCGACGCCCGCCGCGTCGAGATCGCCCACGCCGTCGGCAACCCGGCGTCCTGCCGGGTGGCCGACCGCTGCGGCTACCTCCCCGAGGGCGTCCTGCGAGACTCCCACCGCTTCGGCGACGGTGAGTACCACGACGAGCACCTGCACGCCCGGCTCGCCAAGGACCCGCGACCCGAAGGGTTCTGA
- a CDS encoding peptidase S1, with protein MNLKTLSAAAAVLALAGLAGSSTAGAAVPGTVSGNGGNRIGTLRVNGDAYVKEGGLSATWVKESGNIKQVALSGDRIGVLTGDGVAWVKEGGLSATWVKEATDVKQIALSGKRIGVLKDNGEAYVKEGGLGATWVKESDKVKELELSGNRIGVVTGDGVAWVKEGGLSASWVRESDNAIGIDLAGNRIGVLVGNGVVWVKEGSLSASWVREADDVVQLELSGNRIGVLKDSGDVYVKEGGLGASWVHEYTHAIQIALSGNRIGVLKGDGDARVKEGGLSATWVLEAGDVTELALS; from the coding sequence TTGAATCTCAAGACTCTCTCTGCCGCAGCGGCTGTTCTGGCGCTGGCCGGTCTCGCAGGTTCGAGCACGGCCGGCGCGGCGGTGCCCGGCACCGTCTCCGGCAACGGCGGCAACCGCATCGGCACCCTGCGTGTCAACGGCGACGCCTACGTGAAGGAGGGCGGCCTCAGCGCCACCTGGGTCAAGGAGTCCGGGAACATCAAGCAGGTCGCTCTCTCCGGCGACCGCATCGGTGTCCTCACCGGTGACGGCGTCGCGTGGGTGAAGGAGGGTGGGCTGAGCGCCACCTGGGTCAAGGAGGCCACCGACGTCAAGCAGATCGCCCTGTCCGGCAAACGCATCGGCGTCCTCAAGGACAACGGCGAGGCGTACGTGAAGGAGGGCGGCCTCGGCGCGACCTGGGTCAAGGAGTCCGACAAGGTCAAGGAACTGGAACTCTCCGGCAACCGCATCGGTGTCGTCACCGGCGACGGTGTCGCGTGGGTGAAGGAGGGCGGCCTAAGCGCCAGTTGGGTACGGGAGTCCGACAACGCCATCGGCATCGACCTGGCGGGCAACCGCATCGGCGTCCTCGTCGGCAACGGTGTCGTCTGGGTGAAGGAAGGCAGCCTCAGCGCTTCCTGGGTGCGCGAGGCCGACGACGTCGTCCAGCTGGAACTGTCGGGCAACCGCATCGGCGTCCTCAAGGACAGCGGCGACGTGTACGTGAAGGAGGGCGGCCTCGGCGCGTCCTGGGTCCACGAGTACACCCACGCCATTCAGATCGCCCTGTCCGGCAACCGCATCGGCGTCCTCAAGGGCGACGGCGACGCGCGGGTGAAGGAGGGCGGGCTCAGCGCGACCTGGGTCCTGGAAGCGGGCGACGTCACGGAGCTGGCCCTCTCCTGA